From Paraburkholderia fungorum, the proteins below share one genomic window:
- a CDS encoding beta-propeller fold lactonase family protein, with protein MLAITNGAYAADRVIVLDSGEAQLTLIDPVTHKVVGTEPTGKEPHHLMITPDGNSLIVADSVSNNLMFVDPHSGKVQRTVPDIEDPYQLGFSPDHKWFVTAALRMDRVDIYRYDGANMTLAKHIELAKTPSHMTFASDNRTVFVTLQDSGELAAIDLPTQTVLWKMHVGNEPAGLWMTPGDHYLLVGMTGEDDVTVVDWRKQQIVKKIHTGRGAHNFRNLDDGKHVVVSNRVDSTISIIDYTTLTNTGDITGLMPGPDDMELTPDKRYLWVGFRFARHVGVIDMTTHKLVDTIAVGRSPHGIFFDNRAPVIAPNPD; from the coding sequence ATGCTGGCCATCACGAATGGCGCCTATGCCGCCGACCGCGTGATCGTGCTCGATTCAGGTGAAGCGCAACTCACGCTGATCGACCCTGTCACGCACAAGGTGGTCGGCACGGAGCCGACCGGCAAGGAACCGCATCACCTGATGATCACGCCCGACGGCAATTCGCTGATCGTCGCCGATTCGGTGTCGAACAACCTGATGTTCGTCGACCCGCACAGCGGCAAGGTGCAACGCACGGTGCCGGATATCGAGGACCCGTATCAACTCGGTTTCTCGCCGGATCACAAGTGGTTCGTCACGGCTGCGTTGCGCATGGACCGCGTCGATATCTATCGCTATGACGGCGCGAATATGACGCTGGCGAAGCACATCGAACTTGCGAAAACGCCGAGCCACATGACGTTCGCCTCCGATAACCGTACGGTGTTCGTCACGCTGCAGGACTCCGGCGAACTCGCCGCGATCGATCTGCCGACGCAAACCGTGCTGTGGAAAATGCACGTAGGCAACGAGCCCGCAGGCTTGTGGATGACGCCTGGCGACCACTACCTGCTGGTCGGCATGACCGGCGAGGACGACGTGACCGTGGTGGACTGGCGCAAGCAGCAGATCGTCAAGAAGATCCATACGGGGCGCGGCGCGCACAACTTCCGCAATCTCGACGACGGCAAGCATGTCGTGGTATCGAACCGCGTGGACAGCACGATCAGCATCATCGACTACACGACGCTTACGAATACCGGCGACATCACCGGCCTGATGCCCGGACCGGACGACATGGAACTGACACCGGACAAGCGCTACCTGTGGGTGGGTTTCCGCTTCGCGCGGCATGTCGGCGTGATCGATATGACGACCCACAAGCTGGTCGATACGATTGCTGTTGGCCGCTCGCCGCACGGTATCTTTTTCGACAACCGTGCACCCGTTATTGCGCCGAATCCTGACTGA
- a CDS encoding sterol desaturase family protein, translated as MFHEIVAQLDNMVSALQTLLYVDVVQPFFYRFGLMGYDEDTYDALYWVIVGVLEIGVTYLALRPLEALRPVEQWQNRKALRADVIYTWIAKLGIINIAFFFMLQPLFDHWQSLIAIHGIPNIDIDSLWPGVTDQPFVSFVIYLVLLDFAGYWYHRWQHRFGVWWELHAVHHSQQQMSLWADDRNHFLDDIIQAAFFASISLFIGVQPNQFVVLIAVSNFMQSIQHVNARLPYGWLLERLIVSPIFHRRHHAIGYGHEGTAYGCNFGVLFPWWDMIFRTASWNRAVEPTGIRDQLPAPHGSGRSYGDGLISQQWRALGRIVKRLRGQRNYAGSAAE; from the coding sequence ATGTTTCATGAAATCGTCGCGCAACTCGACAACATGGTGTCCGCTTTGCAGACGCTGTTGTACGTCGATGTCGTGCAACCGTTCTTCTATCGCTTTGGCCTGATGGGCTACGACGAAGACACCTATGACGCGCTGTACTGGGTGATCGTCGGCGTGCTCGAAATTGGCGTGACGTATCTCGCGTTGCGTCCGCTCGAAGCACTGCGGCCCGTCGAGCAGTGGCAAAACCGCAAGGCGTTGCGCGCGGATGTGATTTACACGTGGATCGCGAAGCTCGGCATCATCAACATTGCGTTTTTCTTCATGTTGCAGCCGCTGTTCGATCATTGGCAGAGTCTGATCGCGATTCACGGCATACCGAATATCGATATCGACAGCCTCTGGCCGGGCGTGACCGATCAGCCGTTCGTGTCGTTCGTGATCTACCTCGTGCTGCTCGATTTCGCGGGCTACTGGTATCACCGCTGGCAACATCGCTTCGGCGTGTGGTGGGAATTGCACGCGGTGCATCACAGCCAGCAGCAGATGTCGCTGTGGGCCGACGACCGTAATCATTTTCTCGACGACATCATCCAGGCCGCGTTTTTCGCGTCGATCTCGCTGTTTATCGGTGTGCAGCCGAACCAGTTCGTCGTGTTGATTGCCGTCAGCAATTTCATGCAGAGCATCCAGCACGTCAATGCGCGTTTGCCGTATGGATGGCTGCTGGAGCGTCTGATCGTCAGCCCGATTTTCCATCGCCGTCATCATGCGATCGGGTATGGGCATGAAGGCACCGCTTATGGCTGCAACTTCGGCGTGCTGTTTCCGTGGTGGGACATGATTTTCCGCACGGCATCGTGGAACCGCGCGGTCGAGCCGACCGGGATTCGCGATCAGCTACCCGCGCCGCACGGCTCGGGTCGTTCATACGGCGATGGTCTGATCTCGCAGCAGTGGCGAGCGTTGGGACGGATCGTGAAGCGTCTGCGTGGGCAGCGGAATTACGCGGGTAGCGCGGCGGAGTGA